In the Kitasatospora terrestris genome, one interval contains:
- a CDS encoding S28 family serine protease yields MGRKRIGRLLAQVAAVAVLAGTAVAPAAAAEVAGPVDIRAAVAGVPGLRVVEEKPAAPGFRFFVLALRQPADHHHPERGDFEQRLTLLHRGTDRPTVLFTSGYTVSGSQARSEPAELLDGNQVSTEQRFFGTSRPEPADWSELDIWQAAADHHHVVEALRQVYRAPWISTGGSKGGMATVYHRRFFPQDVAGSVAYSAPNNVDDREDSAYLDFLRTVGTPECRGALEAAQRALLERREALVARYRAWADARGDGFGLVGGADRAFEIAVLRAPFMFWQGRGQAACPAVPAPDASDDALYGWLSDVAQLPVYADSVANQFVPYFYQLGTQLGYFPVETDHLSDLLRHPGATEPRSFVPRDVPLRYRPQAMRDVDRWVRTDGERLMFVNGGADPSVAEPFRLGRGSHDSYVFQVPGGTHSVRISQLPSPEATSASATLRRWAGV; encoded by the coding sequence ATGGGGCGCAAGCGGATCGGGCGGCTGTTGGCCCAGGTCGCGGCGGTGGCCGTGCTGGCCGGGACGGCGGTGGCGCCGGCCGCCGCGGCGGAGGTGGCGGGGCCGGTCGACATCCGGGCGGCCGTCGCGGGGGTGCCGGGCCTGCGGGTGGTGGAGGAGAAGCCGGCCGCGCCGGGCTTCCGGTTCTTCGTGCTGGCGCTGCGGCAGCCCGCCGACCACCACCACCCGGAGCGGGGCGACTTCGAGCAGCGGCTGACGCTGTTGCACCGGGGCACGGACCGTCCGACGGTGTTGTTCACCAGCGGCTACACGGTCTCCGGCTCGCAGGCGCGTTCGGAGCCCGCCGAGTTGCTGGACGGCAACCAGGTGAGCACCGAGCAGCGGTTCTTCGGCACCTCCCGCCCCGAGCCCGCCGACTGGTCGGAGCTGGACATCTGGCAGGCGGCGGCCGACCACCACCACGTGGTGGAGGCACTGCGCCAGGTCTACCGCGCGCCGTGGATCTCCACCGGCGGCAGCAAGGGCGGCATGGCGACCGTCTACCACCGGCGGTTCTTCCCGCAGGACGTGGCCGGCTCGGTGGCCTACTCGGCGCCGAACAACGTCGACGACCGCGAGGACTCCGCCTACCTCGACTTCCTGCGCACGGTCGGCACTCCCGAGTGCCGCGGCGCGCTGGAGGCGGCCCAGCGGGCGCTGCTGGAGCGCCGGGAGGCGCTGGTCGCCCGGTACCGGGCGTGGGCGGACGCCCGCGGGGACGGCTTCGGGCTGGTCGGTGGCGCGGACCGGGCCTTCGAGATCGCGGTGCTGCGGGCGCCGTTCATGTTCTGGCAGGGCCGGGGCCAGGCCGCGTGCCCGGCGGTGCCCGCGCCGGACGCGTCCGACGACGCGTTGTACGGCTGGCTCTCGGACGTCGCCCAACTCCCGGTCTACGCGGACTCGGTGGCGAACCAGTTCGTCCCGTACTTCTACCAGCTGGGCACCCAGCTGGGGTACTTCCCGGTCGAGACGGACCACCTCTCCGACCTGCTGCGCCACCCCGGGGCGACCGAGCCGCGCAGCTTCGTCCCGCGCGACGTCCCGCTCCGCTACCGGCCGCAGGCGATGCGGGACGTGGACCGCTGGGTGCGGACGGACGGCGAGCGGCTGATGTTCGTCAACGGCGGTGCCGACCCCTCGGTGGCCGAGCCCTTCCGCCTCGGCCGGGGCTCGCACGACTCGTACGTCTTCCAGGTCCCCGGGGGCACCCACTCCGTCCGGATCTCCCAGCTCCCGTCCCCTGAGGCCACCTCGGCCTCGGCCACCCTCCGCCGCTGGGCCGGGGTGTAG
- a CDS encoding DinB family protein, whose protein sequence is MGEREDLLETLDKHRGFLRYTVRGLDDEQAARRTTASELCLGGLIKHVAGVEERWMRFATGGAEAMRSEPVDWEGQFRMDGETLAALLERYEEVARRTDALVRELDLDLAHPLPEAPWFPPGAKWSVRRVLLHVIAETAQHSGHADIIRESLDGQKTMG, encoded by the coding sequence ATGGGCGAGCGCGAGGACCTGCTGGAGACGCTCGACAAGCACCGCGGGTTCCTCCGGTACACCGTGCGCGGGCTGGACGACGAGCAGGCCGCCCGGCGCACCACCGCCAGCGAGCTGTGCCTCGGCGGGCTGATCAAGCACGTCGCCGGCGTCGAGGAGCGCTGGATGCGGTTCGCCACCGGCGGGGCCGAGGCGATGCGCAGCGAGCCGGTCGACTGGGAGGGCCAGTTCCGGATGGACGGCGAGACCCTCGCCGCGCTGCTGGAGCGGTACGAGGAGGTCGCGCGGCGGACCGACGCCCTGGTGCGCGAGCTCGACCTCGACCTCGCGCACCCGCTGCCGGAGGCGCCGTGGTTCCCGCCCGGCGCGAAGTGGTCGGTGCGGCGGGTGCTGCTGCACGTCATCGCCGAGACCGCCCAGCACTCCGGGCACGCGGACATCATCCGGGAGTCGCTGGACGGTCAGAAGACCATGGGGTGA
- a CDS encoding MerR family transcriptional regulator, with the protein MSPDGLWSIGELAEHAGVTVKTVRFYSDRGLLPDAGRSTGGHRRYGPEALDRLRLIRSLRTLDLPVPEVGRVLGAGDALDGELSDVIARRLDDIGSQLTALRWRESALRLVQECPPEQRADRLRLIGSLATPPNTTALARFWRRVLPVRLPARLVDSILDVAVAVPPDDPTPAQVLAFARLHALVTAPCPPGGNGPPLPPPGAPYRPAVLYDGLHEAYALAVAELTAGRTPAAGEALDCFVAAHAAARSVRDTPEFRHGLAEQLAVETVMDRYWELAAELADPEPTMGDAHAWLRTALAAPGH; encoded by the coding sequence TTGTCACCTGACGGTCTGTGGAGCATCGGAGAGCTCGCCGAACACGCCGGCGTCACCGTGAAGACCGTCCGTTTCTACTCCGACCGCGGCCTGCTCCCCGACGCCGGCCGCAGCACCGGCGGCCACCGCCGCTACGGTCCCGAGGCCCTCGACCGGCTGCGGCTGATCCGCTCGCTGCGCACCCTCGACCTGCCGGTCCCGGAGGTCGGCCGGGTGCTCGGCGCCGGGGACGCGCTGGACGGCGAGCTCAGCGACGTGATCGCCCGCCGACTGGACGACATCGGCTCCCAACTGACCGCGCTGCGCTGGCGCGAGTCCGCCCTGCGGCTGGTCCAGGAGTGCCCACCCGAGCAGCGCGCCGACCGCCTCCGGCTGATCGGCTCCCTCGCCACCCCGCCGAACACCACCGCGCTCGCCCGGTTCTGGCGCCGGGTGCTCCCGGTCCGGCTGCCCGCCCGGCTGGTCGACTCGATCCTGGACGTCGCGGTGGCCGTGCCCCCGGACGACCCGACCCCCGCGCAGGTGCTGGCCTTCGCCCGGCTGCACGCCCTGGTCACCGCGCCCTGCCCGCCGGGCGGCAACGGCCCGCCCCTGCCGCCGCCCGGCGCGCCCTACCGCCCGGCGGTGCTGTACGACGGCCTCCACGAGGCGTACGCGCTGGCCGTCGCGGAGCTGACCGCGGGCCGCACCCCCGCGGCGGGCGAGGCCCTGGACTGCTTCGTCGCGGCCCACGCCGCCGCCCGCTCCGTGCGGGACACCCCCGAGTTCCGCCACGGCCTCGCCGAGCAGCTGGCCGTCGAGACGGTGATGGACCGCTACTGGGAGCTCGCCGCCGAGCTCGCCGACCCGGAGCCCACCATGGGCGACGCGCACGCCTGGCTCCGCACCGCCCTGGCCGCCCCCGGGCACTGA
- a CDS encoding VOC family protein: MPVRIARPSRDLAAAEDFWVGGLGLDVLWRSTERVPGEHDLLMVGPAGGTWHFELTHDPDHPLDPTPTVDDLFVLYLGAPVDPALVERLLAHGGSRVAAHNPYWDEWGVTVADPDGYRLVLCSRGWNA; this comes from the coding sequence ATGCCGGTCCGGATCGCCCGCCCGTCCCGCGACCTCGCGGCCGCCGAGGACTTCTGGGTCGGAGGTCTCGGCCTCGACGTGCTGTGGCGCAGCACCGAGCGGGTGCCCGGCGAGCACGACCTGCTGATGGTCGGGCCCGCCGGGGGCACCTGGCACTTCGAGCTCACCCACGACCCCGACCACCCGCTCGACCCCACCCCCACGGTCGACGACCTCTTCGTCCTCTACCTCGGCGCGCCGGTCGACCCGGCGCTGGTGGAGCGCCTGCTCGCGCACGGCGGCAGCCGGGTCGCCGCCCACAACCCGTACTGGGACGAGTGGGGCGTCACCGTCGCCGACCCCGACGGTTACCGCCTGGTGCTGTGCAGCCGCGGCTGGAACGCCTGA
- a CDS encoding sigma-70 family RNA polymerase sigma factor, with translation MGDSVWPGEQVVVAAQQGDVDALAELVAASHPNVRRFALSLCASREDAEDAAQEALIVLYRKVGMLRASGALASWMFRIVRNECLRRARTVRRNAAPPQHREADDVVSSAEEEVLRRLEAGLVAEAIAALPADQRRVLVMRDVQGHSGRAVSDALGLSTAAMKSRLHRARAAVRVALGPAAEPSYAPPSGRVAGSATGRVADRVAGRAAGGER, from the coding sequence GTGGGTGACTCGGTCTGGCCCGGTGAGCAGGTGGTGGTGGCCGCCCAGCAGGGCGACGTGGACGCGCTCGCCGAGCTGGTGGCGGCCTCCCACCCGAACGTACGGCGGTTCGCCCTCTCGCTCTGCGCGTCCCGGGAGGACGCCGAGGACGCGGCGCAGGAGGCCCTGATCGTCCTGTACCGCAAGGTCGGGATGCTGCGGGCGTCCGGGGCGCTGGCCTCGTGGATGTTCCGGATCGTCCGCAACGAGTGCCTGCGGCGGGCGCGGACGGTGCGGCGGAACGCGGCGCCGCCGCAGCACCGGGAAGCCGACGACGTGGTGTCCTCGGCCGAGGAGGAGGTGCTGCGGCGCCTGGAGGCGGGCCTGGTGGCGGAGGCGATCGCGGCCCTGCCGGCGGACCAGCGCCGGGTGCTGGTGATGCGGGACGTACAGGGGCACAGCGGGCGGGCGGTCTCCGACGCGCTGGGTCTGAGCACGGCGGCCATGAAGTCGCGGCTGCACCGGGCCCGCGCGGCGGTACGGGTGGCGCTCGGCCCGGCGGCGGAGCCGTCGTACGCCCCACCGTCCGGCCGGGTGGCGGGGTCGGCGACCGGCCGGGTGGCGGATCGGGTAGCCGGTCGGGCGGCGGGAGGGGAGCGATGA
- a CDS encoding cold-shock protein, giving the protein MANGTVKWFNAEKGFGFIEQEGGGPDVFAHYSNINASGFRELLEGQKVEFDVTQGQKGPQAENIRPL; this is encoded by the coding sequence ATGGCTAATGGCACCGTGAAGTGGTTCAACGCGGAAAAGGGCTTCGGCTTCATCGAGCAGGAGGGTGGCGGCCCGGACGTGTTCGCCCACTACTCGAACATCAACGCCAGCGGCTTCCGCGAGCTGCTCGAGGGCCAGAAGGTCGAGTTCGACGTCACGCAGGGCCAGAAGGGCCCGCAGGCCGAGAACATTCGCCCGCTGTAG
- a CDS encoding PLP-dependent aminotransferase family protein — translation MAEPWVNSAQRIGVDLHLELSGPGSRRAVLTQALREAVRDGRLAAGTRLPPYRSLAADLGLARNTVADAYAELVAEGWLTARQGSGTRVAERVRPRADRVPARAPDRRRAPVHRLGQGQPDAGSFPRTAWLASARRALTAAPDDAFGPGDPQGRIELRRALADYLARARGVRADPERIVVCSGFAHALRLLFGGAGGSGGAGAVLRGPLAVEAYGLPFHRSLLAAAGVATRPLPIDGHGALTSGLTGMRGVRAALLTPAHQFPTGGPLHRERRSAAVDWARASGGVVLEDDYDGEFRYDRQPVGALQGLDPERVAYLGSVSKSLSPALRLGWMVLPAHLVAPVLAVKGEREAWASVLDQLTLADFLESGGYDRHVRRMRQQYRRRRDQLLSALAEHAPHVTVSGVAAGLHAVLRLPPGTEAGTLKAAARLGIAVDGLAPYRHPDAPPEPTADGLVVGYATPSSAAYAAALDALCRALPPAMA, via the coding sequence ATGGCGGAACCATGGGTCAATTCGGCCCAGCGGATCGGTGTCGACCTGCACCTGGAGCTGTCCGGTCCGGGCAGCCGGCGGGCGGTGCTCACGCAGGCGCTGCGCGAGGCCGTCCGGGACGGCCGGCTCGCCGCCGGCACCCGGCTGCCGCCGTACCGCTCGCTCGCCGCCGACCTCGGCCTGGCCCGCAACACCGTCGCCGACGCGTACGCCGAACTGGTCGCCGAGGGCTGGCTGACCGCCCGTCAGGGCTCCGGCACCCGGGTCGCCGAACGGGTCCGGCCGCGTGCGGACCGCGTCCCGGCCCGCGCCCCGGACCGCCGCCGGGCACCCGTCCACCGGCTCGGACAGGGCCAACCGGACGCCGGCTCGTTCCCCCGCACCGCCTGGCTCGCCTCCGCCCGGCGCGCCCTGACCGCCGCCCCCGACGACGCCTTCGGCCCGGGCGACCCGCAGGGCCGGATCGAACTGCGCCGCGCCCTCGCCGACTACCTGGCCCGCGCCCGCGGCGTGCGCGCCGACCCCGAGCGAATCGTGGTCTGCTCCGGCTTCGCGCACGCCCTGCGGCTGCTCTTCGGCGGGGCGGGCGGCAGCGGCGGGGCGGGCGCGGTGCTGCGCGGCCCGCTCGCGGTCGAGGCGTACGGGCTGCCGTTCCACCGTTCGCTGCTGGCCGCCGCGGGGGTCGCCACCCGGCCGCTGCCGATCGACGGGCACGGCGCGCTGACCAGCGGGCTCACCGGGATGCGCGGCGTCCGCGCCGCGCTGCTCACCCCCGCGCACCAGTTCCCCACCGGCGGGCCGCTGCACCGCGAGCGCCGCAGCGCCGCCGTGGACTGGGCGCGGGCCAGTGGCGGCGTGGTGCTGGAGGACGACTACGACGGCGAGTTCCGCTACGACCGGCAGCCGGTCGGCGCCCTGCAGGGCCTGGACCCGGAGCGGGTGGCCTACCTGGGCTCGGTCAGCAAGTCGCTGAGCCCGGCGCTGCGGCTCGGCTGGATGGTGCTGCCCGCCCACCTCGTCGCACCGGTGCTGGCGGTCAAGGGCGAGCGGGAGGCCTGGGCGAGCGTCCTCGACCAGCTCACCCTCGCCGACTTCCTGGAGAGCGGCGGCTACGACCGGCACGTGCGCCGGATGCGGCAGCAGTACCGGCGGCGGCGCGACCAGCTGCTCTCCGCCCTCGCCGAGCACGCCCCGCACGTCACCGTCAGCGGCGTCGCCGCCGGGCTGCACGCGGTGCTCCGCCTTCCGCCCGGCACCGAGGCCGGCACCCTCAAGGCCGCCGCCCGGCTCGGCATCGCGGTGGACGGCCTGGCCCCCTACCGCCATCCCGACGCCCCGCCCGAGCCCACCGCCGACGGCCTGGTCGTCGGCTACGCCACCCCGTCGTCGGCGGCGTACGCGGCGGCGCTGGACGCCCTGTGCCGGGCCCTGCCGCCCGCGATGGCCTAG
- a CDS encoding dihydrofolate reductase family protein, translating into MGVVVIEFITLDGIVTDPDGRGGTPLGGWAFRFGPEAVAGDKFRLGSLLDEGVLLLGRSTWELFASLWPGRDDPFSARMNAASKLVASRTLGDVSGWANSRLIEGDLLDAVKREERDVVVAGSVGVVHQLIAAGLVDEYRLLTFPVVLGTGRRLFPAEGPSTDLECLSAERSGAAVLTRHRRAG; encoded by the coding sequence ATGGGCGTCGTCGTCATCGAGTTCATCACCCTGGACGGGATCGTCACCGACCCGGACGGCCGGGGCGGTACGCCGCTCGGCGGCTGGGCGTTCCGGTTCGGCCCGGAGGCGGTCGCCGGGGACAAGTTCCGGCTCGGCAGCCTGCTGGACGAGGGCGTCCTGCTGCTCGGGCGGAGCACGTGGGAGCTGTTCGCGTCGCTCTGGCCGGGCCGCGACGACCCGTTCTCGGCGCGGATGAACGCCGCGTCGAAGCTGGTCGCCTCCCGCACCCTGGGCGACGTCTCGGGCTGGGCCAACTCCCGCCTGATCGAAGGCGATCTGCTCGACGCGGTGAAGCGGGAGGAGCGCGACGTCGTGGTCGCCGGGAGTGTCGGTGTGGTCCACCAGCTGATCGCGGCCGGTCTGGTCGACGAGTACCGGCTGCTGACCTTCCCCGTGGTGCTGGGCACCGGTCGGCGGCTGTTCCCGGCCGAGGGGCCGAGCACCGACCTGGAGTGCCTGTCGGCCGAGCGGAGCGGCGCCGCCGTCCTCACCCGGCACCGCCGGGCGGGGTGA
- a CDS encoding TetR/AcrR family transcriptional regulator C-terminal domain-containing protein, producing MTAESNPIPSVWARRRREADQPSLSRASIVREAVAMLDADGIEALSMRKLGARLNAGATSLYRHVATKDELMELAVDEVAAEIHVPRAGADWRADVTAAAGSFRVTALRHPWLASVLGQAGLAYLGPNLMAFSERLAALFADVGFPEPDRAIDTVLSYTIGMSTTEAAWLTTVARSGETEADFIARLMPAAQEAAAGHEHLGGSYAAAATVAAQDPAGIRDAKFAYGLEVVLDGLALRMERAG from the coding sequence ATGACCGCCGAGAGCAACCCGATCCCGTCCGTCTGGGCCCGCCGCCGGCGCGAGGCCGACCAGCCCTCGCTCAGCCGGGCCTCGATCGTCCGCGAGGCCGTCGCGATGCTGGACGCCGACGGCATCGAAGCACTGAGCATGCGCAAGCTCGGCGCCCGCCTGAACGCCGGCGCCACCTCGCTCTACCGGCACGTCGCCACCAAGGACGAACTCATGGAGCTCGCCGTCGACGAGGTCGCCGCCGAGATCCACGTTCCGCGGGCCGGCGCCGACTGGCGGGCCGACGTCACCGCGGCCGCCGGCTCCTTCCGGGTCACCGCGCTGCGCCACCCCTGGCTCGCCTCGGTGCTCGGCCAGGCCGGGCTCGCCTACCTCGGCCCCAACCTGATGGCGTTCTCCGAGCGGCTCGCCGCGCTCTTCGCCGACGTCGGCTTCCCCGAACCGGACCGGGCGATCGACACCGTGCTCTCGTACACGATCGGCATGAGCACCACCGAGGCGGCCTGGCTCACCACCGTCGCCCGATCCGGCGAGACCGAGGCCGACTTCATCGCCCGCCTGATGCCCGCCGCCCAGGAGGCCGCCGCGGGCCACGAGCACCTCGGCGGCTCGTACGCCGCGGCCGCGACGGTGGCGGCACAGGACCCGGCCGGGATCCGCGACGCCAAGTTCGCCTACGGCCTGGAGGTCGTGCTGGACGGGCTGGCGCTGCGGATGGAGCGGGCGGGCTGA
- a CDS encoding DEAD/DEAH box helicase, whose amino-acid sequence MNRSSRPPRRPAGSRSAPGSGAGSASRQEFAVPVSVVPALPAVESFEELDLPRELLTILARRGVTAPFPIQAATLPNSLVGRDVLGRGRTGSGKTLAFGLAVLARTAGQQAEPRSPLALVLVPTRELAQQVTEALTPYAHALRLRTATVVGGVPVRRQAQVLNRGAEIVVATPGRLGDLVERGLCRLDRVAVTVLDEADQMTDMGFLPEVTALLEQVAGGGQTMLFSATLDRNVDSLVRRFLKDPVTHSVDPSAGAVSTMEHHVLHVQNADKNATIAHIASRDGRVIMFIDTKQSADRLVEKLLADGVKAAALHGGKSQPQRTRTLEQFRSGHVAALVATDVAARGIHVDGLDLVVNLDPPADHKDYLHRGGRTARAGESGTVVTLVLPNQRRGTARMMTTAGITPVTTKVRAGDEELSRITGARVPTGVPVTIPDPVVERPRHNRSNNRNRYGRPASATCARPTADGPRGTTPRAHNG is encoded by the coding sequence ATGAACCGTTCCAGCCGCCCTCCGCGCCGACCCGCCGGTTCCCGATCCGCACCGGGCAGCGGCGCGGGGTCCGCCTCGCGGCAGGAGTTCGCGGTGCCGGTGAGCGTCGTGCCGGCCCTGCCTGCCGTCGAGTCCTTCGAGGAACTGGACCTGCCGAGGGAACTGCTGACGATCCTGGCACGGAGGGGCGTCACCGCCCCCTTCCCGATCCAGGCCGCGACGCTGCCGAACTCGCTGGTCGGACGCGATGTACTGGGGCGCGGACGCACCGGCTCCGGCAAGACCCTGGCGTTCGGTCTCGCCGTGCTGGCCCGCACCGCCGGGCAGCAGGCCGAGCCGCGGTCCCCCCTCGCGCTGGTCCTGGTCCCCACCCGTGAACTCGCTCAGCAGGTCACCGAAGCGCTCACCCCGTACGCCCACGCGCTGCGCCTGCGGACGGCCACCGTGGTCGGCGGGGTGCCGGTCCGCCGCCAGGCGCAGGTGCTGAACCGTGGTGCGGAGATCGTGGTGGCCACACCCGGTCGGCTGGGCGACCTGGTCGAGCGCGGGCTCTGCCGGCTGGACCGGGTCGCTGTCACCGTCCTCGACGAGGCCGACCAGATGACCGACATGGGCTTCCTGCCGGAGGTCACCGCGCTCCTCGAACAGGTCGCCGGGGGCGGCCAGACGATGTTGTTCTCCGCCACCTTGGACCGCAACGTCGACAGCCTGGTGCGGCGCTTCCTGAAGGACCCGGTCACGCACTCGGTGGACCCGTCCGCGGGAGCGGTCAGCACCATGGAGCACCACGTTCTGCACGTGCAGAACGCCGACAAGAACGCCACGATCGCCCACATCGCCTCCCGCGACGGCAGGGTGATCATGTTCATCGACACCAAGCAGAGTGCGGACCGCCTGGTCGAGAAGCTGCTCGCCGACGGGGTGAAGGCCGCGGCCCTGCACGGGGGCAAGTCCCAGCCGCAGCGCACCCGCACCCTTGAGCAGTTCCGCTCCGGGCACGTGGCCGCGCTCGTCGCGACCGACGTCGCCGCCCGGGGCATCCACGTCGACGGCCTGGACCTGGTCGTCAACCTGGACCCGCCCGCCGACCACAAGGACTACCTGCACCGCGGCGGACGCACCGCCCGGGCCGGCGAGTCCGGCACCGTCGTCACCCTGGTCCTCCCCAACCAGCGCCGCGGGACGGCCCGGATGATGACCACGGCCGGCATCACCCCCGTCACCACCAAGGTCCGGGCCGGCGATGAGGAACTCAGCCGGATCACCGGTGCCCGCGTGCCCACCGGCGTGCCCGTCACGATCCCCGACCCCGTCGTCGAGCGGCCCCGCCACAACCGGTCGAACAACCGGAACCGTTACGGCCGCCCCGCCTCCGCCACCTGCGCCCGGCCGACCGCCGACGGCCCGCGCGGCACCACGCCCCGGGCGCACAACGGATAG
- a CDS encoding sigma-70 family RNA polymerase sigma factor gives MDLEPYRGELVAYCYRMLGSFHDAEDLAQETLLRAWKARERYDPARASVRTWLYRIATNACLTALEGRARRPLPSGLGAPGGDPEVPLTAAPEVPWLEPFPDARFDVDARTDLRLAWVAAVQLLPARQRAVLVLREVLAFSAAEVADQLGTSVQAVNSALQRARATVARAGAGADGEVRESDGAEARAVVERYLRAFEAADVPALVRLLAEDAVLEMPPVPLWFRGREAYGAFMERVFRMRGTGWAARPLTANGQPALAAYAPDPAEGGGRRLHSLQLFTVVGGRVARTVVFADPGRLGAFDLPPVLP, from the coding sequence ATGGACTTGGAGCCGTACCGGGGTGAGCTGGTGGCGTACTGCTACCGGATGCTGGGGTCGTTCCACGACGCCGAGGACCTGGCGCAGGAGACGCTGCTGCGGGCGTGGAAGGCCCGGGAGCGGTACGACCCGGCGCGGGCGTCGGTGCGGACGTGGCTGTACCGGATCGCCACCAACGCGTGTCTGACGGCGTTGGAGGGCCGGGCGAGGCGGCCGCTGCCGTCGGGGCTCGGGGCGCCGGGCGGGGATCCGGAGGTGCCGCTGACCGCGGCGCCCGAGGTGCCGTGGCTGGAGCCGTTCCCCGATGCCCGGTTCGACGTGGACGCCCGGACGGACCTGCGGTTGGCGTGGGTGGCCGCGGTGCAGTTGCTGCCGGCCCGGCAGCGGGCGGTGCTGGTGCTGCGCGAGGTGCTGGCGTTCTCCGCGGCGGAGGTGGCCGACCAGCTGGGGACGTCGGTGCAGGCGGTCAACAGCGCGCTGCAGCGGGCCCGGGCGACGGTCGCGAGGGCGGGGGCGGGGGCGGACGGCGAGGTCCGCGAGTCGGACGGCGCCGAGGCGCGCGCCGTGGTGGAGCGGTACCTGCGGGCGTTCGAGGCGGCCGACGTGCCCGCGCTGGTGCGGCTGCTGGCCGAGGACGCGGTGCTGGAGATGCCGCCGGTGCCGCTGTGGTTCCGCGGCCGGGAGGCGTACGGGGCGTTCATGGAGCGGGTGTTCCGGATGCGCGGCACCGGCTGGGCGGCGCGGCCGCTCACCGCCAACGGGCAGCCGGCGCTGGCCGCGTACGCGCCGGACCCCGCGGAGGGCGGCGGGCGGCGGCTGCACAGCCTGCAGCTGTTCACGGTCGTCGGCGGCCGGGTCGCGCGCACGGTGGTGTTCGCTGATCCGGGCCGGCTCGGGGCGTTCGACCTGCCGCCGGTGCTGCCCTGA
- a CDS encoding MFS transporter — MSTPSSTRDPRRWWILIVLCLSSLVLVVDGMALTVAVPSMTGDLHATTQDTQWILDSYVLVFAGLLLTSGSLGDRFGRRKVMVVGLLLFGAASLAATFCTDPGQVIAVRIAMGVGGALIMPSTLSILITVFDEDERGRAMAAWGSVSMLGLVGSPVLGGVLIDHFSWHSIFLINVPVVALAVLAALTLMPESRGPWQKPDPLGAVLSAAGMTALVWWIIEIPQHGAFGGRSLVTLAVAVLALGGFVVWENVTSAPMVPLALFRHRNFSGGSLSLTLVQIGNGGLLLVLTQYLQFVLGYSPLKAGLAFVPLAVAALIGNGAGAGLAAKLGHRVLILTGMLVMASSFALLTTVGAGTGFTVPAVALGLLGLGAGLAMPAAVGALMGTIPPEQAGVGSALNDTIQQAGTALGIAILGSLLAHGFAAEMPAGAPEQAKQSIGGALATAQGDPGLIATARGAFTSAMSTTFTISAIGVLAAALLATLVMRDRKSGDHGPGAPEQAPDPAEAEVQPVA, encoded by the coding sequence ATGAGCACACCCAGCAGCACCCGCGATCCGCGCCGCTGGTGGATCCTGATCGTGCTGTGCCTCAGCTCGCTCGTCCTGGTGGTGGACGGCATGGCGCTGACCGTGGCGGTCCCCTCGATGACCGGGGACCTGCACGCCACGACCCAGGACACCCAGTGGATCCTCGACTCCTATGTGCTGGTCTTCGCCGGCCTGCTGCTCACCTCGGGGAGCCTCGGCGACCGGTTCGGCCGCCGTAAGGTCATGGTCGTCGGCCTGCTGCTGTTCGGCGCGGCCTCGCTCGCGGCCACCTTCTGCACCGACCCCGGCCAGGTGATCGCGGTCCGGATCGCGATGGGCGTCGGCGGCGCGCTGATCATGCCCTCCACCCTGTCGATCCTGATCACGGTCTTCGACGAGGACGAGCGCGGCCGGGCGATGGCGGCCTGGGGATCGGTGTCGATGCTCGGCCTGGTCGGCTCCCCGGTGCTCGGCGGCGTGCTGATCGACCACTTCTCCTGGCACTCGATCTTCCTGATCAACGTCCCGGTGGTCGCCCTGGCCGTGCTCGCCGCCCTCACCCTGATGCCGGAGTCCAGGGGCCCGTGGCAGAAGCCGGACCCGCTCGGCGCGGTGCTCTCCGCCGCCGGCATGACCGCCCTGGTCTGGTGGATCATCGAGATCCCGCAGCACGGCGCGTTCGGCGGCCGCTCGCTGGTCACCCTGGCCGTCGCGGTGCTCGCCCTCGGCGGCTTCGTGGTCTGGGAGAACGTCACCTCGGCGCCGATGGTCCCGCTGGCGCTGTTCAGGCACCGCAACTTCAGCGGCGGCTCGCTCTCGCTCACCCTGGTCCAGATCGGCAACGGCGGCCTGCTGCTGGTCCTCACCCAGTACCTGCAGTTCGTCCTCGGCTACTCGCCGCTGAAGGCGGGCCTGGCGTTCGTCCCGCTGGCGGTGGCCGCCCTGATCGGCAACGGCGCCGGGGCCGGCCTGGCGGCGAAGCTGGGCCACCGGGTGCTGATCCTGACCGGCATGCTGGTGATGGCCTCCTCCTTCGCCCTGCTGACCACCGTCGGCGCGGGCACCGGCTTCACCGTCCCGGCGGTGGCCCTCGGCCTGCTCGGCCTCGGCGCGGGCCTCGCCATGCCGGCCGCGGTCGGCGCCCTGATGGGCACCATCCCGCCGGAGCAGGCCGGCGTCGGCTCCGCGCTGAACGACACCATCCAGCAGGCCGGCACCGCGCTCGGCATCGCGATCCTCGGCTCGCTGCTCGCCCACGGCTTCGCCGCCGAGATGCCCGCCGGCGCCCCCGAGCAGGCCAAGCAGTCGATCGGCGGCGCACTGGCCACCGCCCAGGGCGACCCCGGCCTGATCGCCACCGCCCGCGGGGCCTTCACCTCCGCGATGTCCACCACCTTCACGATCAGCGCGATCGGCGTCCTGGCCGCCGCCCTGCTCGCCACCCTGGTGATGCGCGACCGCAAGTCCGGCGACCACGGGCCGGGCGCTCCGGAGCAGGCCCCGGACCCGGCCGAGGCGGAGGTCCAGCCCGTCGCCTGA